One genomic window of Bdellovibrionota bacterium includes the following:
- a CDS encoding ATP-binding protein: MSKLIELPFLQALRKNLSRRHPLIQVVIGPRQVGKTTGIQLFLSRSSSPYHYASADGPITKGADWLFEQWKLAEAKSQNVILVVDEVQKIERWSEALKQLWDEKKSRKFKVIVLGSSSLTIQKGLSESLAGRFQLHKVWPWSFSESKKAYGLSFQQYLVFGGYPGSYPLISDRSGWLSYVKESIVDAVIGKDILSQARVKSPALFRQCFDIICSYPAQEVSYTKLLGQLQDKGNVDLVKYYIELFEGAFLVKPLFKFSKRPVLHRSSSPKLLPLCPALYSATVDADLGPEEEGRAFEIIVGMALLRKPGRLFYWRDRQAEVDYVYQYGKRQIAIEVKSNAKKTAKGLKKFEENFPDSETVIVTPDQYESVLDRL; the protein is encoded by the coding sequence ATGTCAAAGCTGATTGAGCTGCCCTTTCTCCAAGCGTTGCGAAAGAATCTATCCCGTCGGCATCCGCTCATTCAGGTTGTCATCGGACCGCGACAGGTGGGCAAGACTACAGGCATTCAGTTATTCCTCAGTCGGTCTTCAAGCCCGTACCATTACGCGTCCGCCGATGGTCCCATCACAAAGGGAGCCGACTGGCTGTTCGAACAATGGAAGTTGGCAGAGGCAAAATCTCAAAATGTCATCCTTGTTGTGGATGAGGTCCAAAAAATTGAACGCTGGTCGGAGGCGCTCAAGCAACTCTGGGACGAAAAAAAGAGCCGCAAATTTAAAGTGATCGTTCTCGGCTCCAGCTCTCTAACGATTCAGAAGGGATTGAGTGAGAGCCTGGCGGGTCGGTTTCAATTACACAAGGTGTGGCCCTGGAGTTTCTCTGAGAGCAAGAAAGCCTACGGCCTATCTTTCCAGCAGTATCTTGTATTCGGTGGATATCCTGGAAGCTACCCCCTGATTTCCGATCGTTCAGGCTGGCTCTCGTACGTCAAAGAATCCATTGTGGATGCTGTCATCGGAAAGGACATTTTAAGCCAAGCGCGTGTGAAGTCTCCGGCTCTGTTCCGACAATGCTTTGACATCATCTGCTCGTATCCCGCTCAGGAGGTCAGTTACACGAAGCTCTTGGGCCAGTTACAGGACAAAGGAAACGTGGATCTCGTAAAGTATTATATCGAACTGTTTGAAGGGGCCTTTCTCGTCAAGCCGTTATTCAAATTCTCCAAGCGACCGGTATTGCACAGAAGTTCGTCGCCTAAGTTGTTGCCCCTCTGTCCCGCTCTATATTCAGCCACCGTGGATGCGGACCTCGGTCCCGAGGAGGAAGGGCGTGCGTTTGAAATCATCGTGGGCATGGCACTCTTACGTAAACCCGGACGCTTGTTCTATTGGAGGGATCGCCAGGCGGAAGTAGATTACGTGTACCAGTACGGGAAACGGCAGATCGCTATCGAGGTGAAATCGAATGCCAAGAAGACGGCCAAAGGCCTCAAGAAATTCGAGGAGAATTTTCCGGACAGCGAAACAGTGATTGTGACGCCGGACCAATACGAAAGCGTGTTGGATCGCTTGTAA
- a CDS encoding insulinase family protein has protein sequence MGSRRARSQKIVFPSGLVLVHESARASPAVAYHLWVKVGSAHESRAEGGVSHFLEHMLFKGTENRDAIQLNDEIENLGGNINAFTSFEQTAYHLQLSNRFWREGLNVLLDMVFHARLDEEEMEIERQVILEELREGNDALDNVLGEKFYEVLYPDHGYGRPVIGTMESVRGLRHADLCSYFHRWYRPDNMILAVAGDVDWHSLVEAVRELSSDNDPTDPLVPTQVGNPANLDSLRYVAVTRGEQERILDLAFSIPGVDHPDVPALDVLSYVLGEGEVSRLYREIRVKQQLARSVGSSMFSPFKTGKFVIQGLPYEERDLDLLKSFLEQIRLLHEEEVSATELNRAKLNLDKEIVFNDETVEGRAKSLAYYETVFGSVEYEAKYRDQIFSVTERQVQEITRRYLDPRQMGIALLRPKSEQAPSLEQLQDLVDQAMRPKTQRRAMVGVPSLDADVERWKLPGGVRVVFRHFPGVRISSLYASAVGGLWAESADVNGISQLIASTVDRGTASRSDEQIAEEKIFLQAEMAAVAGKSSQGQRMDVVSGNLLSALDLFADVLIDPLFEESVVEQERTAMLRELETQKDYFETRTNNLFLESMFPGHPYGFNLLGTPDSLRRLTSEKLQKHYQAVVRPERLVIGIVAD, from the coding sequence ATGGGTTCCCGGCGCGCGCGCTCTCAAAAAATCGTATTTCCGTCCGGACTGGTCCTGGTTCATGAGTCGGCTCGCGCCTCGCCGGCCGTAGCCTACCATCTGTGGGTGAAGGTCGGTAGCGCCCATGAGAGTCGCGCCGAAGGGGGTGTCTCCCACTTCCTGGAGCACATGTTGTTCAAAGGGACCGAGAACCGGGACGCCATTCAACTAAACGACGAGATCGAGAACCTCGGCGGAAACATCAACGCCTTCACGAGCTTCGAACAGACGGCCTATCATCTTCAGCTTTCCAATCGTTTCTGGCGCGAGGGGCTCAACGTCTTGCTCGATATGGTCTTTCACGCGCGTCTGGATGAAGAAGAAATGGAAATCGAGCGACAGGTGATCCTGGAAGAGTTGCGGGAGGGGAACGATGCGCTCGACAATGTCCTGGGCGAGAAATTTTACGAAGTGCTCTATCCCGATCATGGATACGGCCGGCCGGTCATCGGGACGATGGAGTCGGTGCGCGGATTGCGGCACGCGGATCTATGCTCCTATTTCCATCGTTGGTATCGACCGGACAACATGATTCTCGCGGTGGCCGGCGACGTGGACTGGCATTCATTGGTCGAGGCGGTCCGGGAACTATCGTCGGATAACGATCCCACGGATCCGCTCGTTCCAACGCAGGTCGGGAATCCCGCGAATCTCGACTCTCTCCGCTATGTTGCGGTCACGCGCGGAGAACAAGAGCGGATTCTCGACCTCGCTTTTTCGATCCCCGGAGTCGACCATCCCGACGTCCCCGCATTGGATGTCCTCTCGTATGTTCTAGGGGAAGGAGAGGTCTCCCGCCTTTATCGTGAGATTCGCGTCAAACAGCAACTGGCGAGGTCGGTCGGCTCCAGCATGTTTTCCCCCTTTAAGACGGGAAAATTTGTGATTCAGGGACTGCCGTACGAAGAAAGGGACCTCGATCTCCTTAAATCTTTTCTCGAGCAGATTCGTTTGCTGCACGAAGAGGAAGTATCCGCTACGGAACTGAACCGCGCGAAACTCAATCTGGATAAGGAAATCGTTTTTAACGACGAAACGGTCGAAGGAAGGGCGAAGTCTCTGGCCTATTATGAGACCGTATTCGGTTCCGTGGAGTACGAAGCCAAATACAGGGATCAAATCTTTTCCGTCACCGAACGGCAGGTTCAAGAAATCACGCGCCGTTATCTCGACCCTCGGCAGATGGGGATCGCTCTCTTGCGGCCGAAATCGGAGCAGGCCCCTTCGCTCGAGCAGTTGCAGGATCTCGTCGATCAAGCGATGCGTCCGAAGACACAGCGGCGGGCGATGGTCGGCGTTCCGTCGCTGGATGCGGACGTGGAGCGCTGGAAGCTCCCCGGCGGAGTGCGCGTGGTGTTCCGCCATTTTCCCGGGGTCCGGATCTCGAGCCTTTACGCCTCCGCCGTCGGCGGCTTGTGGGCCGAGAGTGCCGACGTGAACGGCATCTCTCAATTGATCGCATCGACGGTGGATCGCGGCACCGCCTCCCGGTCCGACGAGCAAATCGCCGAGGAGAAGATTTTTCTGCAAGCCGAAATGGCTGCGGTGGCCGGAAAGAGTTCCCAAGGCCAGCGGATGGACGTGGTCAGCGGAAATCTTCTCTCCGCTCTCGATCTTTTCGCGGACGTTTTGATCGATCCGCTGTTCGAGGAATCGGTGGTGGAGCAAGAACGCACGGCGATGCTGCGCGAACTGGAAACGCAGAAGGATTATTTCGAAACGAGAACGAACAATCTTTTCCTGGAGAGCATGTTCCCCGGACACCCTTACGGCTTTAACCTTTTGGGGACGCCCGATTCCCTTCGCCGATTGACGTCGGAGAAACTTCAGAAGCACTACCAGGCGGTCGTGCGGCCTGAGCGGCTGGTGATCGGAATCGTAGCCGACG
- the grpE gene encoding nucleotide exchange factor GrpE — MTKKDPKMEIDPGLIDEAMKSVEKNQVPAKKEDLEPSEARTEQDNPPPPSDEMYDRLLRVTADFDNFRKRTQKEKSELVRYGNEQLLRDVIPILDNFERAVEHSRKATDAESIRTGVELILNQLKSTLERFGVKSRSAAGEKFDPLIHEAVNHVPSAEHPPHTVIEEHQKAYFLHDRLIRPALVTVSKGPDESGPEEPASEGEGRADRDTNE, encoded by the coding sequence ATGACGAAAAAGGATCCGAAAATGGAAATCGACCCGGGACTCATCGACGAGGCGATGAAAAGCGTCGAGAAAAATCAGGTCCCGGCCAAGAAAGAGGATCTGGAACCTTCGGAAGCAAGAACGGAACAGGACAACCCCCCCCCGCCGTCGGATGAAATGTACGATCGCTTGCTCCGCGTGACGGCGGACTTCGATAATTTCCGGAAGCGGACCCAAAAGGAGAAGTCGGAGCTCGTTCGTTACGGAAACGAGCAATTGCTTCGCGATGTCATTCCGATCCTGGATAACTTTGAACGCGCGGTGGAACATTCCCGAAAAGCCACCGATGCCGAGTCGATCCGAACCGGCGTAGAATTGATTCTCAACCAGCTCAAAAGCACGTTGGAGCGATTCGGCGTGAAAAGCCGGTCCGCCGCGGGAGAGAAATTCGATCCTTTGATCCATGAAGCGGTGAACCATGTCCCCTCCGCCGAGCATCCTCCGCACACGGTCATCGAAGAGCATCAAAAGGCGTATTTTCTTCATGACCGCCTGATTCGCCCCGCGTTGGTGACGGTCTCCAAAGGGCCCGACGAATCGGGGCCCGAGGAACCGGCTTCGGAAGGGGAGGGTCGGGCCGATCGTGATACAAACGAATAA
- the hemW gene encoding radical SAM family heme chaperone HemW, producing MSERLPIRPLGLYVHIPYCTKKCPYCDFYTRPLPTPSDVERYVRALVREIRQSERFGWRKNQPLQTIFLGGGTPSLLSSAHLDSILSSIRSAFSLDRDAEITMEINPETVTQDRVRTWRDFGVNRASLGVQTLRSDQLRRLGREHDGTIARHAYDQLRSGGFKNLSVDLMYGLEAQTGEDWARTLSDIVPWEPDHISAYNLTVESRTPFGGELDRGTLRLPQEEIQTELFLIGRQFLQEQGYIQYEISNYARPGFEARHNLIYWTGGDYWGVGVSAHSFQRRSSEFIRWWNPRDLSRYVTAVEAGSLPTEESETLSVETHFGERLMTGLRLSRGVNLQELSHDLKFPAPSHALEAIARFSSTGHVRQNGDHFSFTPQGMLLSNEIFRELITR from the coding sequence ATGAGCGAACGTCTTCCCATTCGACCCCTGGGTCTCTACGTGCATATTCCGTACTGCACGAAAAAATGTCCTTACTGCGATTTCTACACACGCCCCCTGCCGACGCCGTCCGACGTCGAACGCTACGTTCGGGCACTTGTCCGAGAAATCCGACAGAGCGAGCGATTCGGCTGGCGGAAAAACCAACCCCTGCAGACGATCTTCCTCGGCGGAGGTACGCCGAGCCTTCTCTCTTCCGCTCACCTAGACTCGATTCTTTCCTCGATTCGTTCCGCTTTTTCGCTGGATCGCGACGCGGAAATAACGATGGAGATCAACCCGGAAACCGTGACGCAAGACCGCGTTCGAACTTGGCGTGACTTTGGCGTCAATCGCGCCAGCCTCGGCGTTCAGACGCTCCGATCGGATCAATTGCGTCGCTTGGGCCGCGAACATGATGGGACCATCGCCCGGCACGCGTACGACCAACTCCGTTCCGGCGGGTTTAAGAATCTCAGCGTAGACCTGATGTACGGCCTGGAAGCCCAGACAGGAGAAGATTGGGCGCGAACGCTTTCCGATATCGTGCCGTGGGAGCCCGATCACATCTCCGCGTACAACCTCACGGTCGAATCCCGAACGCCGTTTGGCGGTGAACTGGACCGTGGAACGTTGCGGCTTCCGCAGGAGGAGATTCAGACGGAGCTTTTCCTGATCGGGCGGCAGTTTCTTCAGGAACAGGGCTACATCCAGTACGAAATTTCCAATTACGCCCGGCCGGGATTTGAAGCCCGCCACAACCTGATCTATTGGACCGGCGGCGACTATTGGGGCGTGGGAGTTTCCGCCCATTCGTTTCAGCGAAGATCGTCGGAATTCATCCGATGGTGGAATCCGCGGGATCTTTCGCGCTACGTCACCGCGGTGGAAGCCGGATCGCTCCCCACCGAAGAATCTGAAACCCTTTCAGTGGAGACCCACTTTGGCGAGCGGCTGATGACCGGCCTGCGCCTTAGCCGCGGCGTCAATCTCCAAGAGCTGAGCCATGATCTGAAATTTCCGGCTCCCTCACACGCTCTTGAAGCCATCGCCCGTTTCTCCTCCACAGGCCATGTTCGCCAGAACGGCGACCATTTCTCCTTCACGCCGCAAGGAATGCTTCTCTCCAATGAAATCTTTCGTGAGCTGATCACGAGGTGA
- a CDS encoding phosphatidylserine/phosphatidylglycerophosphate/cardiolipin synthase family protein has translation MDSRQNSFSRWDRWLRQAGDRFGATVSDGNRLETLIDAHRFVPRMLEAIAESRSSVTFQFYNIEADEGGRPFAEALIEARRRGVVVKVIFDAVEMFLETNGRWAFLPFQTKAVRDERRATREMIREMERAGIEIFRYGWKYGLCRHHSKSLVVDHHTTFISGFNPTAHNFGWHEVCVIARGPVVTEVQRRFMEVFLDSGPSNPLPRTEARMEGASEGVSATATVIAHRPYYGDRKLKSFLLEAIANAEHSIWIENAYLSHGEIVEGLLCARRRGVGELHLIVPEKSNHATVDRSLRRNFGRLASEGIQTHLYSSMTHAKVMVIDEVFVCLGSCNFESFSLDRQNELNLVAIDADGKLAGELRETLFAPDLRKCRDAVAEPFTVPASLEAEKPVSVAVGD, from the coding sequence ATGGATTCACGCCAAAACAGTTTTTCCCGTTGGGACCGCTGGCTGCGGCAAGCGGGGGATCGCTTCGGTGCCACGGTAAGCGACGGCAACCGCCTTGAAACCCTGATCGATGCGCATCGGTTTGTCCCTCGGATGCTGGAGGCGATTGCGGAGAGTCGATCTTCGGTTACGTTCCAGTTTTACAACATCGAAGCGGACGAAGGCGGCCGGCCGTTTGCGGAAGCCTTGATCGAGGCCCGCCGGCGGGGTGTCGTCGTCAAAGTCATTTTCGACGCCGTGGAGATGTTTCTGGAAACCAACGGTCGTTGGGCTTTTCTGCCGTTCCAAACGAAAGCCGTTCGCGATGAGCGGCGGGCGACTCGCGAAATGATCCGGGAAATGGAAAGGGCGGGGATCGAAATTTTCCGCTACGGATGGAAATACGGCCTCTGCCGTCACCACTCGAAGTCGCTCGTCGTGGATCATCACACAACGTTCATCAGCGGCTTCAATCCCACGGCGCACAATTTCGGTTGGCACGAGGTCTGTGTCATCGCCCGCGGACCGGTCGTGACGGAAGTTCAGCGCCGGTTTATGGAAGTTTTTCTCGATTCGGGGCCATCGAACCCTCTGCCCCGAACCGAGGCGAGGATGGAGGGCGCTTCGGAGGGTGTTTCGGCGACAGCGACGGTGATCGCACATCGACCGTATTACGGCGACCGGAAACTGAAATCCTTTTTGCTCGAGGCGATTGCAAACGCCGAACACTCCATCTGGATAGAAAACGCCTATCTTTCCCATGGAGAGATCGTGGAAGGCTTGCTGTGCGCGAGGCGCCGCGGCGTGGGGGAGCTTCATTTGATCGTTCCCGAAAAGAGCAATCACGCCACCGTGGACCGCTCGCTGCGGCGCAACTTTGGCCGCTTGGCGAGCGAGGGAATTCAAACTCACCTTTATTCATCCATGACACACGCAAAGGTGATGGTCATTGATGAAGTCTTCGTTTGTCTCGGGTCGTGTAATTTTGAAAGTTTTTCCCTCGACCGTCAGAACGAACTGAATCTGGTTGCGATCGATGCGGATGGAAAGCTGGCCGGCGAACTTCGGGAGACATTGTTTGCCCCGGATCTCCGGAAGTGCCGAGACGCGGTGGCGGAACCCTTCACGGTTCCCGCCTCCTTAGAGGCTGAGAAGCCGGTCTCCGTCGCCGTCGGCGACTGA
- the hrcA gene encoding heat-inducible transcriptional repressor HrcA — MSDISQRKREVLYAVVHDFIVSAEPVGSLQIARKKMIHLSPATIRTVMAELEERGYLVRPHSSSGRVPTNQAYRFYVDELMRLRPLTADEKDQIRQRVHAGATDLGEVLKEACRLISAKASQPGLSMVPPTHARSLKHIQFIRLRDRLVLVILVSATGIVENKILEMGHGYTQTELDRMHNYLNDRLAGMTIAKVRQQILLEMKKAQSLYDQLLTQALILGERVFSDMPPDVHIEGQSHLCSDPEFADLEKMQLILRALEEKTAIIKALDQSLASPGVKIFIGEEIQCPEINGLTLVTSAYSDSEGNRGLLGVIGPTRLDYARIIPLVEFTSKIVTDVLHENQR; from the coding sequence GTGAGCGATATTTCCCAAAGAAAACGGGAGGTTCTTTACGCCGTTGTGCACGATTTCATCGTTTCGGCCGAGCCGGTGGGCTCCCTTCAGATCGCCCGGAAGAAAATGATCCATTTAAGCCCGGCGACCATCCGCACCGTTATGGCTGAACTGGAAGAACGGGGGTATCTCGTTCGACCGCACAGTTCATCGGGCCGCGTTCCGACCAACCAGGCGTATCGTTTTTATGTCGACGAGTTGATGAGGCTGCGGCCGCTGACGGCGGACGAGAAGGACCAGATCCGCCAACGGGTTCACGCCGGCGCCACGGATTTGGGTGAGGTGTTGAAAGAGGCCTGTCGACTGATCTCCGCGAAAGCGAGCCAGCCGGGCCTGTCCATGGTTCCTCCGACCCACGCCCGAAGCCTGAAACACATTCAATTCATCCGGCTCCGCGACCGGCTCGTTTTGGTGATTTTGGTTTCCGCCACCGGAATCGTAGAGAACAAGATTCTGGAGATGGGGCACGGTTACACTCAAACGGAATTGGACCGCATGCATAATTATTTGAACGACCGCCTCGCGGGAATGACGATCGCCAAGGTGCGCCAGCAGATTCTGCTCGAAATGAAAAAGGCCCAGAGCCTTTACGATCAGTTGCTGACGCAAGCCCTAATCCTCGGTGAACGGGTTTTTTCGGACATGCCGCCTGACGTGCACATTGAGGGCCAAAGCCATCTTTGTTCGGATCCGGAATTCGCGGATCTGGAAAAGATGCAGCTGATTCTGCGTGCGCTGGAAGAGAAAACGGCGATCATCAAGGCCTTGGATCAATCGTTGGCCTCTCCCGGCGTCAAGATCTTCATCGGCGAAGAGATTCAATGCCCGGAAATCAACGGCCTGACGTTGGTCACGTCGGCCTACAGTGACAGCGAGGGAAATCGCGGACTGCTCGGGGTCATCGGCCCGACACGCCTCGACTACGCGCGCATCATCCCGCTGGTGGAATTCACTTCGAAGATCGTGACCGACGTTTTGCACGAGAACCAGAGATGA
- a CDS encoding penicillin-binding protein activator, producing the protein MPTSSYADNALLRLAQIQRLQKKPDDAVPLLQTLIARYPKGDAANFAKEDLGKILFNKKEYRSAAEILSAVQWKELPIDRRESLEKIARSAFEKGQLTDRIFPWLVSVFDATAEPRRALDLRNEIIEALDRSSNPADLERIVETRDEKFPADYAAFKLAKLAYHAGDAETAKRWVTRFLNRHSGHEYAQAAVALSETLYRSDDVDSRAIGLLVPLSGSNRIFADQMLQGAALAMNVFQKTNSGVPFTLYIEDTGEDPERAVAALERLVRERKVIAAVGPLLSKQSQSVALTALDYGLPVISLSAAEGITELGSTIFRNGLTKSAQASGLAHLAIDILGTRRAAILYPRNKYGIEFMTFFFEEFTRRGGEIRGAESYEPDKPDFGPPLKRLVGLEPIELRQNQICSEAESKARASDPTGKARPCYPRDNLPPIVDFEAIFIPDGFDRVQQIVPTLAYYDVRGVQVLGTNVWNTPELLKGDSAKYLQGALFLDGFFPQKKEPPTPEFMERFYRVYGSEAGILEAQTYDTVSMALSVLSNDRPDNRRAFAEALNRIAKYPGVTGETDFSGRRDAVRKLTVLTVDGDKIVELD; encoded by the coding sequence ATGCCGACGTCGAGCTACGCCGATAACGCCCTTCTTCGATTGGCCCAAATTCAGCGTCTTCAAAAGAAACCGGACGACGCGGTTCCGCTCCTTCAAACGTTGATCGCTCGGTATCCGAAAGGGGATGCCGCCAATTTCGCGAAAGAAGACTTGGGAAAGATTCTGTTCAATAAGAAAGAGTATCGCTCGGCGGCCGAAATCCTGTCGGCGGTTCAGTGGAAGGAACTCCCGATCGACCGGCGTGAATCGCTCGAAAAGATCGCCCGGTCGGCGTTTGAAAAAGGTCAGCTCACGGATCGTATTTTTCCCTGGCTCGTGTCCGTATTCGATGCGACGGCCGAACCGCGGAGAGCGCTCGACCTCCGAAACGAGATCATTGAGGCCCTCGATCGGTCTTCCAATCCGGCGGATCTCGAACGCATCGTGGAAACCCGCGACGAGAAATTCCCGGCCGATTACGCCGCCTTCAAACTGGCCAAACTCGCCTATCACGCGGGCGACGCGGAAACAGCCAAGCGATGGGTCACCCGTTTCTTAAACCGCCATTCGGGCCATGAGTACGCTCAAGCCGCCGTGGCGTTATCGGAAACGCTTTATCGGAGCGATGACGTGGATTCCCGGGCGATCGGCCTACTGGTGCCTCTTTCCGGCTCGAATCGGATCTTCGCCGACCAAATGCTCCAGGGTGCCGCGCTCGCAATGAATGTCTTTCAGAAAACCAATAGCGGCGTTCCCTTCACGCTTTATATCGAGGATACGGGGGAGGACCCGGAGAGAGCGGTTGCCGCACTGGAGCGCCTCGTCCGCGAACGAAAGGTCATTGCCGCCGTGGGCCCCCTGCTTTCGAAACAGAGCCAAAGTGTTGCCCTGACGGCCTTGGACTATGGATTGCCGGTGATCTCATTGAGCGCTGCGGAGGGAATCACCGAGCTGGGAAGCACGATCTTTCGAAACGGCCTGACCAAATCGGCGCAGGCCTCCGGACTTGCGCACCTCGCCATCGATATTTTGGGCACCCGGAGAGCGGCGATCCTCTACCCGAGAAACAAGTACGGCATCGAGTTCATGACGTTCTTCTTCGAGGAGTTCACACGCCGCGGCGGTGAAATTCGGGGAGCCGAAAGCTACGAACCGGACAAACCCGATTTTGGCCCGCCGCTCAAGCGACTGGTCGGTTTGGAACCGATTGAACTGCGACAGAACCAAATCTGCTCCGAAGCAGAATCGAAGGCCCGGGCGTCCGATCCAACCGGTAAAGCTCGTCCCTGCTATCCCCGAGACAACCTTCCTCCGATCGTCGATTTCGAAGCGATCTTCATTCCGGACGGCTTCGACCGGGTTCAACAGATCGTTCCGACGCTGGCCTATTACGACGTCCGCGGCGTTCAGGTTCTGGGAACCAACGTCTGGAACACGCCCGAACTTCTGAAGGGGGACAGCGCAAAATACCTGCAAGGAGCGCTCTTTTTGGACGGTTTCTTCCCTCAAAAGAAGGAACCGCCCACGCCGGAATTCATGGAGCGTTTTTATCGGGTCTACGGAAGTGAAGCCGGAATCCTGGAAGCCCAAACCTACGACACCGTTTCGATGGCGCTTTCGGTTTTGTCCAACGATCGTCCCGACAACCGGCGCGCGTTCGCGGAGGCGCTGAACCGCATCGCGAAATACCCCGGAGTCACCGGCGAAACCGATTTTTCCGGCCGCAGAGACGCCGTTCGAAAGCTCACCGTCCTGACGGTGGACGGCGACAAGATCGTTGAACTCGACTGA
- a CDS encoding type II toxin-antitoxin system VapC family toxin — protein sequence MKILLDTCTFLWILLDAPELSESARALVMDPDNEIFLSAVSDWEIALKWSLGRLPFPDEPSKYVPAQRNKHGISSLALDEESALHVIRLPEFHRDPFDRMLVSQALVHGLVILTPDRLVSQYPARVTW from the coding sequence ATGAAGATCCTTTTGGACACGTGCACGTTTCTCTGGATTCTCTTGGATGCTCCCGAACTTTCGGAATCGGCTCGGGCGTTGGTTATGGATCCCGATAATGAGATCTTCTTGAGCGCGGTTTCCGACTGGGAAATCGCCCTCAAATGGTCGTTGGGCCGCCTCCCGTTTCCAGATGAGCCCTCGAAGTACGTTCCCGCGCAACGGAACAAGCACGGGATATCTTCCCTAGCCCTGGACGAGGAATCAGCGCTTCACGTCATTCGACTCCCTGAATTCCATCGGGACCCCTTCGACCGAATGCTCGTCAGCCAGGCGCTGGTGCACGGTCTGGTGATTTTAACTCCCGATCGTCTGGTTTCCCAGTATCCGGCGCGCGTCACCTGGTAG
- a CDS encoding type II toxin-antitoxin system Phd/YefM family antitoxin — protein MIKLNIHQAKTHLSRYLARVLQGEIVLLCKRNSPIAEIRRLATKRTRRRPIGLAKNQFSIPKSFFDPLPSDVERGFRGEG, from the coding sequence ATGATAAAATTGAATATCCACCAGGCGAAAACCCATCTTTCTCGGTACCTTGCCCGTGTTCTTCAGGGGGAGATCGTGCTTCTCTGCAAACGAAATTCGCCGATTGCGGAGATCCGACGGCTCGCTACCAAGCGTACGCGTCGCCGGCCCATTGGGCTTGCCAAGAACCAGTTTTCCATCCCGAAATCGTTCTTCGATCCCTTGCCGTCGGATGTGGAACGGGGATTTCGGGGCGAGGGATGA